Proteins co-encoded in one Natronorubrum daqingense genomic window:
- a CDS encoding ribbon-helix-helix domain-containing protein, whose product MERVTLRIPEQQIDEVEQLVDSGEFPNRSEAIRSAVREMINEQHDATSERTGKRNWAKV is encoded by the coding sequence ATGGAGCGTGTGACACTGCGAATTCCGGAACAGCAGATCGACGAGGTCGAACAGCTGGTCGACTCGGGCGAGTTTCCGAACCGGAGCGAGGCAATCCGGTCGGCCGTCCGAGAGATGATCAACGAACAACACGACGCCACGAGCGAGCGCACTGGCAAACGTAACTGGGCCAAGGTTTAA
- the ftsZ gene encoding cell division protein FtsZ, translated as MQDIVQDALENAEEEAQEMDADMDGDEFGDPRIVIVGAGGAGNNTINRLYNIGVDGADTVAINTDKQHLKMIEADTKILVGKSLTNGLGAGGDPSMGERATEMAQGTIKEVLGDADLVFVTAGMGGGTGTGAAPVVSKIAKEQGAIVVGMVSTPFNVERARTVKAEEGLEKLRDQADSIIVLDNNRLLDYVPNLPIGKAFSVMDQIIAETVKGISETITQPSLINLDYADMSTIMNQGGVAVMLVGETQDKNKTDEVVKDAMNHPLLDVDYRGASGGLVHITGGPDLTLKEAEGIADNITERLEASANVIWGARIQENYKGKVRVMAIMTGVQSAQVLGPTTQKQADKSRQSIEGVSNADFDASKNAEEAGYNAHSDGGRDELEKENGVDVIR; from the coding sequence ATGCAGGATATCGTACAAGACGCACTCGAGAACGCAGAAGAAGAGGCCCAAGAGATGGACGCCGACATGGATGGCGACGAGTTCGGCGATCCACGAATCGTCATCGTCGGTGCCGGTGGCGCGGGGAACAACACGATCAACCGACTGTACAACATCGGCGTCGACGGTGCCGATACCGTGGCGATCAACACGGACAAACAGCACCTGAAGATGATCGAAGCCGACACGAAGATCCTCGTCGGCAAGTCGCTCACCAACGGACTCGGTGCTGGTGGCGACCCATCGATGGGCGAACGCGCCACCGAGATGGCTCAGGGAACGATCAAAGAGGTCCTCGGTGACGCAGACCTCGTCTTCGTAACCGCAGGTATGGGTGGCGGAACCGGTACCGGTGCCGCCCCCGTCGTCTCGAAAATCGCCAAAGAGCAGGGCGCAATCGTCGTCGGCATGGTCTCGACGCCGTTCAACGTCGAGCGTGCCCGGACGGTCAAAGCCGAAGAGGGTCTCGAGAAACTCCGCGATCAGGCGGACTCGATCATCGTCCTCGACAACAACCGGTTGCTCGATTACGTCCCGAACCTGCCGATCGGCAAGGCGTTCTCGGTCATGGATCAGATCATCGCCGAAACCGTCAAGGGTATCTCGGAGACGATCACCCAACCGAGCTTGATCAACCTGGACTACGCGGACATGTCCACGATCATGAATCAGGGTGGCGTCGCCGTCATGCTCGTCGGCGAGACGCAGGACAAGAACAAGACCGACGAGGTCGTCAAGGACGCGATGAACCACCCGCTGCTGGACGTCGACTATCGCGGTGCATCCGGTGGTCTCGTCCACATCACTGGCGGTCCCGACCTCACCCTCAAAGAGGCAGAGGGCATCGCGGACAACATCACGGAACGTCTCGAGGCCTCCGCGAACGTCATCTGGGGCGCTCGCATCCAGGAGAACTACAAGGGCAAGGTTCGCGTCATGGCGATCATGACCGGCGTCCAGAGTGCCCAGGTACTCGGTCCAACGACGCAAAAGCAAGCGGACAAGTCCCGACAGAGTATCGAAGGCGTCAGTAATGCCGACTTCGACGCGAGCAAGAACGCCGAAGAAGCCGGCTACAACGCCCACAGCGACGGCGGACGCGACGAACTCGAGAAAGAAAACGGCGTCGACGTGATCCGGTAA